A window of Thioalbus denitrificans genomic DNA:
TACGTAGGCGCGGGAAAATCCGATCACGGGTATTTCGCGCCGGTAGGTCGCCAGCAGGATGCCCTGCACGCTGTACTGGTTGTAGACGACGGGATCGGGCAGTGCGAGCACCACATCCGAATCGTCGAGCAGGCCGAGGATGGCAGGCAGGGGATTCTCGTCCTCCCGGATATGCACCGGGTGCAGCCGCAGCCCATGGGTTGCCGCCACCGCTTCGAGCTCCGTCTTTTCCAGGGCCGACGAGGGTCCGAGCGGAACGGCTATGTCGCGGGCTTCCGGAAACGCGCTCTGCAGGAGATGGAGGGTCCGGGCGAAGGGCTGATCCAGGTAGATGGCGGATACCCGCTGGCGGGATGGTTCCGGCAGCTGTGAGACGAGGTGCCTGAACGTCAGCCGGGGAATGAGCAGACACAGCAGCGACGCATCCGGGGGCTTGGTCATCAGGCGCGCCGCCATGTCACTGCCCAGGGTCACCACCAGGTCGTAGCCGGTCGTATCGGGGAGTGGCTGGAGCTTGGACAGCTCGCGTACCACAAGCCGTGGCCGCGACTCCTCCGGCAGCGCAGCGAGGACCTGTTCCAGCCCCTCCAGCGTCTGGCCGTACACGCCACCGGCCACTTCCGTCATGACCAGGATGCGGGGCCCATCCGCGGCGAGGGCCTGGACGTGGAACAGTAGACCGACAAGCAACAGGAATACACACCCGCAGCCGTGGGTTGACGCCTGCTTCGCATCCTTGCTGTGGCAGCGCTGCCGGGTAGTCTGTGCGTCCATTGCCTCGGCCCGTGCGGTCGCCTCCGGTCTCAGTCCACTTGCAGGCTCAGCTGCAGGTAGGCCTGGGGTGCAAATGAATTCTGATAGACGAAATCGTGGTACTCACCGAGGACATTCTGCAACACCAGTTCCAACTGCCCGCGCACGCCGCCGGAATGCCAGGGTTTCGCCAGCCTGAGATCGAGGCGTCGTGCCGGCTCGACCGTACTGCCGTCGCCGAGCCAGGTCATGCCGCTGGTGAAACTGTACAGGAGGCTGGCCCGCAGGTCGTTGGGGAAGCGGTGGAACAGGAACAGGCTGGCGGTGTGGCGGGGTACGCTGCGGCTGTACTGCTCGCGGTGATCGTCCGCTTCGACCCGGGTGTAGGAGTAGGCCAGGCGCAGGCCGCTGTGGCGGTCCGGACGGTAGTCCAGCTGGGTCTCGATGCCGGTGAGGAGAATATCGTCATCGTTGACGAAATCCCATGCCCCGGGCTCCACCACATCCAACCAGGGGGGCAGGCCGGTCGCGGCGAAATACATTCCGATGACATCACTGAGTTCTTCCCTGAACAAACGGATATCGACCATCGTCCCGAGGTCGGCAAGCTCCAGATTATAGCCCAGTTCATAGGCCGTGATGCGCTCGGCATCGAGCTGACCGTTGGTGAGGATGGTCTGCTCGCAAAGCCCCAGCGATTCGATGCAGAAATGCTGATTGGCGAAGGCCTCGAACATCGACGGGGTGCGGGTGGCGGTGGACACCGACGTGCGCAGGGTATGGCCGGCCGCCACGCGGTAGTTGAACGCCAGGCGCGGGGCGAAGTCGGTGCCGGTAATGCCGTTGTTCTCCACCATGCCGCCGAGGTTCATCAGCAGGGCATCGCTCATGCGCCACTCGGCATTGCCGAACAGGCGATAGATGTCGTTCTCCCGGCCTGAGCCCGTACCCAGATAACTGTCGGAGTCGGCGCTGTCCAGCCGCGCGCTCCCGCCCCACACCAGGCGCAGATCGTCCGCGGGGCTCAGGGTGTGCTGGAGCTCAAGCTCCCAGCGCTCGGTGCGGACATCGAAATCCAGGGGCAGGTAGTAGCCGAAGTAGGGGCCGCCCAGGAACCCCTCGTTGGTATCCACGTAGGTGTGGAACAGCTGCACGGAGAGATCCGCGCCGGGCTCGAGGGCGCGCTCCCAGCGCAACTGCTGGAAATGGCTGTGGACCTTCGCATCCCGTGGCAGGTTGCCGCGCTCGCCGGGCGTGCCCCGGCCCCGCGGTCCCTGCAGGAAGCCGAACTGGGCCTGGAGAACGTCGTGATCGGAGAGGCGGTAGTCGCCGCGCAGGTTCAGTTGCCGCGATCGCCAGTCGTCCTGGCGCTCCCCGATGCCGGCGTCCTGGCGGTAACCCAGGCTGATCCGGTAGTCCAGGTCGCCGCGGCTGCCGCCGTGGCGGTAGAAGAGGTCACCGATGTCGTTGCTGCCCACGGTGGCCTGCAGGAACTCGCCGTGGGTCTCGGCGCTGTGGCGGGTGGTTATGCTGATGACGCCGGAAAAGGCGTTGGAGCCGTACGTGGCGGCATTGGGACCGCGGATGACCTCGATGCGCTGGATGTCCTCCATGGCCAACGGGAGGTCGGCCCACGGCACGCCGCCGAAGCTGGGGATATAGACCGAACGACCGTCCACCAGCACCTGCATGCGCCGTGCATAGGCGTCCCCGAGACCGTGATAGGTGGTCACGAACTGGTTCCCGCTGACCCGTCCCGTCTGGAACCCCGGCACCAGGCGCAGGAGATCCACCAGTTCCCGGGCCCCGCTGGCCTCGATCATCGCCCGGTCGATCACCGTGGTGGAGGCCGGCGCGTCGGCCGTGGGCTGGGCCAGCCGGGTGACCGACAGCACCACGGGCATCTCCGCGAGGAAGAGATCCTCGGTCAGGGGCAGGTCATGCTCCGCGGCGGCGGGCCACGGACCGGCCATGCAGCAGGCGGCGGCCAGCAGCATCCCCACGCGGCCGGGGTGGATGCTGGATTCATGTCGGTCGGGGTCCATGGTTTCGATCCCTGCGTGAGGGTTGCGTAACAGTATGATTGCATTGTGCGAACCGGACTGCCGCAGGTCAACGAATGACTGCACACTTCCGCTGGCCGGGGGTTCCGGGATATGGCTTTGTCGGGTTTATGGGGGCTAAACTGCGCCCCATGGACATTCCCACCATCGAGCAATATGTCGGCAATACTCCCCTGGTGCGCCTGCAGCGCCTCCCCGGGGAAACGTCCAACCTCGTCCTGGCCAAGCTGGAGGGCAACAATCCCGCCGGCTCGGTCAAGGATCGGCCCGCACTGAGCATGATTCGCCACGCCGAGGCCCGCGACGAGATCCGGCCGGGGGACACCCTGATCGAGGCCACCAGCGGCAATACCGGCATCGCGCTGGCCATGGCGGCGGCCATCAAGGGCTACCGGATGGTCCTCATCATGCCCGACAACATGAGCGTGGAACGGCGGGCGGTCATGAAGGCCTTCGGCGCCGAGATCATCCTGGTGTCCCGGGCGGAGGGGATGGAGGGTGCCCGCGATCTGGCCAAGTCCATGGAGGCGGAGGGCCGCGGCCGGGTGCTCGACCAGTTCTCCAACCCCGACAATCCGCGCGCCCACTACGAGGGTACGGGGCCGGAAATCTGGCGCGACACCGGCGGACGCATCACCCACTTCGTCAGCGCCATGGGCACCACCGGCACCATCATGGGCACCTCCCGCTACCTCAAGGAGCAGGATCCCGCCGTGCAGGTTGTGGGCGTCCAGCCCGCCGAGGGAGCCAGCATACCCGGCATCCGCCGCTGGCCGGAGGCCTACCTGCCGAGCATCTACGAACCGCTGCGGGTCGACCGGATCATCGACGTCGGCCAGGAGGAGGCGGAGCGGACCACCCGGGAGCTGGCGAGCCGCGAGGGCATCTTCTGCGGCATCTCCTCGGGCGGAGCCATCGCCGCCGCCCTGAGCCTGTCCCGAACGGTGGAAAACGCGGTCATCGTCGCCATCATCTGCGATCGGGGCGACCGCTACCTCTCCACCGAGGTCTTCCCGGCCACCTGACCCGTGTGGGGCGGCGCCCAGCCCGGACCGATGCCCCCGTGCCTCCGCCCACGCCATCCCGCCGCCGGCCTCCTGCTGGTGCTGGTGCTGTTGCTGGTGCCGGGGATGGCGGCTGTATGGGCCGTGGAGCGGCTGGGTCTCGATCTCGGGGCACTGTCAGGGCCAGGGTGGGAGGGGCGCGGCATCCATGCGCAGCTCGCCTGGGACGCCGAAGGCCGACTGACCCTCGCGGCGGACGTTGAGGCGCTCACGCTTCCTCCCGGGCTGCCCGCGGTCGATGCGCTCGAGCTCCGCTGCCCCGAACTCCAGTGGACCGCCGCCCGGGTCACCTGTGCGGCGGCCACCTTGCAGCTGCGCAGCCCGGACCTGGGCGACCCGGTGCTCCCCCTGGGCGTGACCTACAGCCCGGAGGAGGGGGAATTGCGCCTGCAGTTGCGGGACACCCGGTTCGCGGACGGCCGGATCCGGGGCCTGTTCCGGAGCCGGGGCGGACACTGGAGCCTGGAGCTGGATGCCGAGGAGGTGGCGATTGAGCGGCTCCTCGCGCTGTCCGGCACGACGCTGGCATCGGTCCGGGAATTCAATCCCTCCGGCCGCTTCAGCGGCAGTTTCAGGACCGGGGGCGGAAGTGCCCCGCAGCCGTTGACGCTCTCCGGACAGCTGCGGGGACTGAGCTACGAGGATGAGCAGGGACTCCAGGTCGGCCAGCAGCTGCGGGTGGATCTGCAGCTGCAGGCCGAGCCGGCCGGCGCGGGGTGGGCCGGCAGCGTGACGGGGCGGATCGATCAGGGTCAGATCTACTCCGACCCGGTATTCGCCGATTTCGCCCAGGCGCCGCTGCGGCTCCGGACCCGCGGCGGATGGCGGCCGCGGGAAGGGACCCTGACCCTCGCCGACCTGGAACTCGAGCAGGATGGACTGCTCCGGGTGAGCGGATCGGCCCGGCTGGACACCACCGCGACCGTTCCGGTGCAGCGGCTCGAGCTGACGGCCGAGAGCCCGGACCTGAGCCGCGCCTATCCAGGCTATCTGCAGCCGTTTCTCCTCGGCACGGCACTCGACGCCCTGGAGCTCGGGGGCGGCGGGAGCGTCAGCCTGGAGCTGCTCGACGGCCGCCTGGCGGCGGTCGACGCGACACTGCAGTCGGTGGACATCGCCGACGAACACGGCCGCTTCGCCGTGACGGGCCTGGCGGGGCAGTTGGCCTGGGCGGACACGGGCGAACCCCGGAGTTCACGGCTCAGCTGGGAGCGCGGGCAGGTGTACGCCGTGGAGCTGGGTGCCGCCACGCTCCATTTCGCGGCCGCGGGCGACCGGCTGGAGCTGCCGGAGCCCTTCGCGCTGCCCGTTCTCGACGGCCGGCTGCAGGTGGACTCCCTCCGGGTGTCGGGTCTCGGTGCGCCGGACCCGGAAGTGGGCTTCGAGGGCATGCTGACCCCCGTCTCCCTCCAGGCCCTGACCACGGCGCTGGGCTGGCCGGAGATGTCCGGGAAGCTCTCCGGCATGATCCCCGCCGTTTCCTACCGCGACGGGGTGCTGGGCGTGGACGGCGCGCTGCTGGTGCGGGTCTTCGACGGCAGCGTGGTGGTCCGCGACCTGCGCCTGGAGTCCCCCTTCGGCGTCATTCCGCGCCTGAGCGCCGATGTGGACCTGGACAACCTGGACCTGGATACGCTGACCCGGACCTTCGCCTTTGGTAACATTCAGGGCAGGCTTGGAGGCCGCATTCACGGGCTGCGCCTGGAGAACTGGGAACCGGTGGCCTTCGATGCCGATTTCCGGACCCCGCCCGGCGACCGCTCGCGCCACCGCATCAGCCAGCGGGCCGTCGACAACCTGACCAGTCTGGGTGGCGGTGTGGGTGGCGCCCTGTCGCGAAGCTTCCTGCGCATGTTCGAATCGTTCTCCTACGATGCCATCGGCCTGAGCTGCCGGCTGGCACGGGGCGTGTGCCGGATGGACGGCCTCGAGGAGAGCAACGGCGGATACACCATCGTCCGCGGCGGTGGACTGCCGCGTATCGACGTGGTCGGCTACAGCCGCGAAGTGGATTGGGACGTGCTGGTGCAGCGTCTGCAGCGGATCACCGAGCAGGGCCCGGCCGTTGTGGAGTAGGGGATGCCAATGCGCCGTCTGTCCGGCGCCGCAGTGACAGAATGGACCGGGAATACCCGGAACTGGAGGATGAAATCATGAACACCACGCGTCGGTTTCTGCTGCTGCCCATGCTGCTCCTGTTGAGCGCCTGCGTGACCATCAACATCTACTTCCCGGCCGCCGCGGCGGAGAAGGCCGCGGACCGGATCATCCAGGATGTCTGGGGCGAGCAGCCCCCCGGGCAGACTGCGCCCGAGGAGGGGAAGACCCCGGAATCCCCGGCGCCGGACAAGTCCTCGGCCCTGACCCCGGGCTGGCGCCAGGCGGCACTGGCGCTGCTGCTCACCCGGGCGATACCCGGAGCACACGCGGCCGAGGCCGACATCGACATCTCCACCCCCGCCATCCGCCGCATCCAGGATGCCATGAAGCAGCGCCATGAGCGGCTCGAATCCTACTACGCGTCCGGCGCCATCGGCGTCACCAAGGACGCCCTGGTGGCGATTCACGACCCCAAGGCCGTTCCCCTCCAGGCCCGCAACGAGCTCAAGCAGCTGCTGGCCGATGAGAACCGCGACCGCCAGGCCCTGTATGCCGAGATCGCCCGCGCCAACGGTCATCCGGAGTGGACGGATCAGATCCGCGACACCTTCGCCCAGCGCTGGGCGGACAATGCCCGCCAGCGCGGCTGGTGGTACCAGGACGGCAGTGGCGCCTGGCGCCGGTGACGCGGGCCCCATCCGCCTGACACGGCAGCAGTGATGAATCTGTTCGTATTCGATATCGAAACGGTGCCCGACCTGGACGGCGGGCGGCGGCTCCACGGGCTGGAGGGGCTCAGCGACAAGGACGTGGCGAATGTCATGTTCAACAAGCGCCGGCAGGAGAACGGGACCGAGTTCCTGCGCCTGCATCTGCACCGGGTGGTGGCCATCTCCGCCGTGCTGCGCAGCTCAGACCGGGTCAAGGTCTGGTCCCTGGGCGATCCCGACTCCGGCGAGGCCGAGCTGATTCAGCGCTTCTACGACGGCATCGACCGCTTCACCCCGACCCTGGTGTCGTGGAACGGCGGCGGGTTCGACCTGCCGGTGCTCCACTACCGCGCCATGCTGCACGGGATCAGCGCCCCGCGCTACTGGGAGACCGGCGAGGAGGACACCAGCTTCCGCTGGAACAACTACCTCAGCCGTTACCACACCCGCCATACCGATCTCATGGACCTGCTGGCCGGCTACCAGGCGCGCGCCTACGTGCCCCTGGACGAGATGGCCGGCCTGCTCGGTTTCCCGGGCAAGATGGGGATGAGCGGGGCCAAGGTGTGGGAGAGCTTCCAGGCGGGTGAGATCGGCCGCATCCGCGACTACTGCGAAACCGACGTCCTCAACACCTACCTGGTCTACCTGCGCTACCAGCTGTTCCGCGGCCAGCTACTGGAGAGCGCCCATGCCGCCGAACTGCGCCTGCTGGCCGATTCCCTGGCCGAGGAGAACAAGCCGCACCTGACGGCGTTTCTCGATGCCTGGCGGGCCGCGGACCCGTTTCTCCGGCGGGCCGGGGCAGCAAGCGCCTGAGCCTCCCGACCTGCCCCGCTCCGCGGCGGCGGACCACCTACCGACAGCACCATGGCACGAAAACGCAAGCAGAACCTTCCCCTCGATCCGGTCGAAACCGTGGTCGAGGATCTCTCCCACGATGGCCGCGGGGTGGCCCACGTGGAGGGCAAGACGGTGTTCATCCAGGGCGCCCTGCCGGGCGAACGGGTGTCGTTCACCTATCGGCGCCGGCGCGGCCGTTTCGACGAGGGCGTCGTGCATACCCTCATCGAGGCCGCCGCCGAGCGGGTGGAGCCCCGCTGCCTCCATTTCGGCTCCTGCGGCGGCTGCAGCCTCCAGCACCTGGCCCCGGAGGCCCAGCGGGCACGCAAGGAGCAGACGCTGCTGAGCAACCTGCGCCACTTCGGGGACGTGGCGCCGGAGACGGTCCTGCCGCCGTTGACCGGACCGCTCTGGGGCTACCGGCGCAAGGCCCGCCTGGGGGTGCGCCATGTCGCCAAGAAGGGCGGGGTGCTGGTGGGATTCCGGGAGAAGGGCAGCAGCTTCATCACCGAGATCGGCGCCTGTCCGGTGCTGGTGCCCCAGGTGGGGGAGCGCATCGGGGAGCTGCGTGCGCTCATCGGTTCGCTCGATGCCCGCGACGCCATCCCGCAGATCGAGGTGGCGGCCGGCGACGAGCACACGGTACTGGTGTTCCGCAACATGGTGCCGCTGGGCGAGGCCGACCGCGCCCGGCTGGCCGGTTTCGGCGCCGCGACCGGCCTGCACATCCAGCTCCAGCCGGCCGGGCCTGAGAGCGTCCACCCCCTCGGGCCCGGTGATGCCGTGGCGCTCACCTACCGGCTGCCGGCCTACGACGTGGAGGTGCTGTTCCGGCCCACCGACTTCGCCCAGGTGAACGCCGAGATCAACCTCGCCATGGTGGACCACGCCCTGGCGCTGCTGGAGCCCTCGGCCGAGGACCGCATTCTCGATCTGTTCTGCGGGCTGGGCAATTTCACCCTGCCGCTGGCCCGCCGCTGCGGCGCGGTGGTGGGCGTGGAGGGGGACGCCGGGATGGTCGCCCGGGCCGGCGGGAACGCGCAGCGCAACGGCATCGCCAACGCCGAGTTCCATGCCGCCGACCTGGCGGGGGACTTCAGCGCCGAACCCTGGGCCCGGGCCGGGTTCCACAAGGTGCTGCTCGATCCGCCCCGCACCGGCGCCCTGGAGATGGTCCGCCACCTGCCTGCCTTCGGTGCCGGCCGGGTCGTCTACGTCTCCTGCAATCCCGCCACCCTGGCCCGCGACGCCGGCGTGCTGGTGCGCGAAGGGGGATACCGGCTGGTGAGCGCGGGTATCATGGACATGTTTCCCCATACCACCCACGTGGAGTCCATCGCCCTGTTCGAGAAGCCATGGTAAAGGTCAAGGAGAGCATCCGCATCGACGCCGACCGGGAGATCACCCTGGAGGACTGGTTGGTGCTGCTGCGCCAGGAGCGTCCGGACCTCGCGCCCGATCGCCTGCGTGCCGCCTGTGCGCTGCTCCAGGACACGTTTCCGGACAGCGGCCCCGCGGGGGGGGAGGGCGGCGTCCTGGGCGAGGGACTGGCCATGGCCGATGTGCTCGCCGACATGCGCCTCGATCCGGAGACCCTCGCCGCCGCGCTCCTGTACCCCTGCGTGCGTGACGACGTGCTCGAGCTGGAGACGGTCACCGAACGGGTCGGCGAGGGCGTGAGCCGACTGCTGGGCGGGATTCGGCAGATGAACGCCATCCACGACATCTACCAGAACGCCGGCGATCGGCGCCGCGACGGCGGCCACGCCGAAAACCTGCGCAAGATGCTCCTGGCCATGGTCGAGGACGTCCGCGTGGTGCTGGTCAAGCTGGCCGAGCGGGTGGTCGCCATGCGCCTGGCCCGGGACGCCGACGAACCGGTCCGCCGCGACCTGGCCCGCGAGACCCAGGAGGTCTACGCGCCCCTGGCCAACCGGCTCGGCATCGGCCAGATCAAGTGGGAGCTGGAGGACCTCGCCTTCCGCTTCCTGGAGCCGGCCACCTACAAGCAGATCGCGCGCCTGCTGGAAGAGCGCCGGGTGGACCGCGAGCGCTACATCCGCCGCGTGATGGATCAGCTGCGGGAGTCGCTCGCGAGCGCCGGGATCCAGGCGGAGGTCCACGGCCGGGCGAAGCATATCTACAGCATCTGGCGCAAGATGCAGCGCAAGAGCCAGGATTTCCACCAGATCCACGACGTGCGCGCACTGCGGGTGCTGGTCGACTCCATCCCCGACTGCTATGCGACGCTGGGCATCGTCCACACCCTCTGGGCCCACATCCCCCGGGAGTTCGACGACTACATCGCCACCCCCAAGGAGAACGGCTACCGTTCCCTGCACACCGCGGTCATCGGCCCCGAGGGCCGGAACCTGGAGGTCCAGATCCGGACCC
This region includes:
- a CDS encoding ABC transporter substrate-binding protein: MDAQTTRQRCHSKDAKQASTHGCGCVFLLLVGLLFHVQALAADGPRILVMTEVAGGVYGQTLEGLEQVLAALPEESRPRLVVRELSKLQPLPDTTGYDLVVTLGSDMAARLMTKPPDASLLCLLIPRLTFRHLVSQLPEPSRQRVSAIYLDQPFARTLHLLQSAFPEARDIAVPLGPSSALEKTELEAVAATHGLRLHPVHIREDENPLPAILGLLDDSDVVLALPDPVVYNQYSVQGILLATYRREIPVIGFSRAYVRAGAIAAVYTTPVQVGRQAGRLLLDAFAMTPPRLPPPRPPEEYEIAVNRQVTRSLGIVLPDDADLLGQVRRMDAVQERRP
- a CDS encoding TonB-dependent receptor plug domain-containing protein, with the translated sequence MDPDRHESSIHPGRVGMLLAAACCMAGPWPAAAEHDLPLTEDLFLAEMPVVLSVTRLAQPTADAPASTTVIDRAMIEASGARELVDLLRLVPGFQTGRVSGNQFVTTYHGLGDAYARRMQVLVDGRSVYIPSFGGVPWADLPLAMEDIQRIEVIRGPNAATYGSNAFSGVISITTRHSAETHGEFLQATVGSNDIGDLFYRHGGSRGDLDYRISLGYRQDAGIGERQDDWRSRQLNLRGDYRLSDHDVLQAQFGFLQGPRGRGTPGERGNLPRDAKVHSHFQQLRWERALEPGADLSVQLFHTYVDTNEGFLGGPYFGYYLPLDFDVRTERWELELQHTLSPADDLRLVWGGSARLDSADSDSYLGTGSGRENDIYRLFGNAEWRMSDALLMNLGGMVENNGITGTDFAPRLAFNYRVAAGHTLRTSVSTATRTPSMFEAFANQHFCIESLGLCEQTILTNGQLDAERITAYELGYNLELADLGTMVDIRLFREELSDVIGMYFAATGLPPWLDVVEPGAWDFVNDDDILLTGIETQLDYRPDRHSGLRLAYSYTRVEADDHREQYSRSVPRHTASLFLFHRFPNDLRASLLYSFTSGMTWLGDGSTVEPARRLDLRLAKPWHSGGVRGQLELVLQNVLGEYHDFVYQNSFAPQAYLQLSLQVD
- the cysM gene encoding cysteine synthase CysM, with protein sequence MDIPTIEQYVGNTPLVRLQRLPGETSNLVLAKLEGNNPAGSVKDRPALSMIRHAEARDEIRPGDTLIEATSGNTGIALAMAAAIKGYRMVLIMPDNMSVERRAVMKAFGAEIILVSRAEGMEGARDLAKSMEAEGRGRVLDQFSNPDNPRAHYEGTGPEIWRDTGGRITHFVSAMGTTGTIMGTSRYLKEQDPAVQVVGVQPAEGASIPGIRRWPEAYLPSIYEPLRVDRIIDVGQEEAERTTRELASREGIFCGISSGGAIAAALSLSRTVENAVIVAIICDRGDRYLSTEVFPAT
- a CDS encoding YdbL family protein yields the protein MNTTRRFLLLPMLLLLSACVTINIYFPAAAAEKAADRIIQDVWGEQPPGQTAPEEGKTPESPAPDKSSALTPGWRQAALALLLTRAIPGAHAAEADIDISTPAIRRIQDAMKQRHERLESYYASGAIGVTKDALVAIHDPKAVPLQARNELKQLLADENRDRQALYAEIARANGHPEWTDQIRDTFAQRWADNARQRGWWYQDGSGAWRR
- a CDS encoding 3'-5' exonuclease, giving the protein MNLFVFDIETVPDLDGGRRLHGLEGLSDKDVANVMFNKRRQENGTEFLRLHLHRVVAISAVLRSSDRVKVWSLGDPDSGEAELIQRFYDGIDRFTPTLVSWNGGGFDLPVLHYRAMLHGISAPRYWETGEEDTSFRWNNYLSRYHTRHTDLMDLLAGYQARAYVPLDEMAGLLGFPGKMGMSGAKVWESFQAGEIGRIRDYCETDVLNTYLVYLRYQLFRGQLLESAHAAELRLLADSLAEENKPHLTAFLDAWRAADPFLRRAGAASA
- the rlmD gene encoding 23S rRNA (uracil(1939)-C(5))-methyltransferase RlmD is translated as MARKRKQNLPLDPVETVVEDLSHDGRGVAHVEGKTVFIQGALPGERVSFTYRRRRGRFDEGVVHTLIEAAAERVEPRCLHFGSCGGCSLQHLAPEAQRARKEQTLLSNLRHFGDVAPETVLPPLTGPLWGYRRKARLGVRHVAKKGGVLVGFREKGSSFITEIGACPVLVPQVGERIGELRALIGSLDARDAIPQIEVAAGDEHTVLVFRNMVPLGEADRARLAGFGAATGLHIQLQPAGPESVHPLGPGDAVALTYRLPAYDVEVLFRPTDFAQVNAEINLAMVDHALALLEPSAEDRILDLFCGLGNFTLPLARRCGAVVGVEGDAGMVARAGGNAQRNGIANAEFHAADLAGDFSAEPWARAGFHKVLLDPPRTGALEMVRHLPAFGAGRVVYVSCNPATLARDAGVLVREGGYRLVSAGIMDMFPHTTHVESIALFEKPW